The window AGAAAGAGGGGTCATCAAAGGCTATTCTGTTCTGGTTGAGCCCCATGCGGTTGGCTGCGAAGTTACAGCCTTTATTCATATTACCTTAAACAAACCGGAAAACCGGAATTTATTTTTAAGCAAGATTCAGCAATTACCAGAAATTCAGGAATGTCATCATGTGGCCGGAGAAGAGGATTACTTACTAAAAGTACGTTGTAAGCATATGCGTCGACTGGAGTCCATCATCAGCGAAGAAATAAAAGGCTTGCCGGGTATACAGAAAACCAAAACAACCATTGTGCTGTCAACAAGCAAAGAAACTCCCTTATTACCGGTTTGTTCCATTGAATCTAAAATTGAATGAAGATCAGAAAGCAAGGAGGTGATCAAAGGGGTTGGACATTGGTTTCTTTCTTAAAGGATTAATTATTGGATTTTCCATTGCCGCTCCCGTTGAACCCATTGGTATTTTATGCATTAAACGTTCCCTGTCCAAAGGAAGAATGCAAGGTTTTATCTCCGGCCTGGGAGCTGCCTCCGCCGATGCCCTTTACGGATGTATTGCAGGTTTTGGTTTAACCGCCATAACCAACCTGTTTTTATCGCAAAAACTTCTATTAAATATGCTGGGAGGCTTATTCCTTTGCTATCTTGGCTGTCGTACTTTTTTTTCCATGGCGACAGCCAGGGAAGTTCCTCTAATAAAAAATAGTTATTTAGGCTCCTACCTGTCTGTTTTTCTTTTAACCCTTACCAACCCCATGACCATCTTCTCTTTTTTAGGAATATTTTCAGGTCTTGGCGTGGTGGAAAGCTCCAGCTATCGTTCAGCCATAACCCTGGTCCTGGGAGTCTTTTGGGGCTCTGCCCTGTGGTGGTTTATCCTCAGTAATCTGGCCAATGGCTTCCGGCAATACCTCAACCAAAGGGGAATGAACTGGATCAACCGGGGTTCCGGTCTGGTTTTATTTAT is drawn from Desulforamulus ruminis DSM 2154 and contains these coding sequences:
- a CDS encoding Lrp/AsnC family transcriptional regulator; the protein is MDYKALYKLMHQGRITWSELGAYLELSAPAAAERVRRLEERGVIKGYSVLVEPHAVGCEVTAFIHITLNKPENRNLFLSKIQQLPEIQECHHVAGEEDYLLKVRCKHMRRLESIISEEIKGLPGIQKTKTTIVLSTSKETPLLPVCSIESKIE
- a CDS encoding LysE family translocator, producing MDIGFFLKGLIIGFSIAAPVEPIGILCIKRSLSKGRMQGFISGLGAASADALYGCIAGFGLTAITNLFLSQKLLLNMLGGLFLCYLGCRTFFSMATAREVPLIKNSYLGSYLSVFLLTLTNPMTIFSFLGIFSGLGVVESSSYRSAITLVLGVFWGSALWWFILSNLANGFRQYLNQRGMNWINRGSGLVLFIFGIMALWNIKG